Sequence from the Penicillium oxalicum strain HP7-1 chromosome IV, whole genome shotgun sequence genome:
CGTGTTCGTATAAGCCTGGTTCATCAAATGTCGACCTGCAACCCTGGATGTGTATCCCACGCAGAGTTAGTAATGGAGGTGCCTGGCAGCCCTATTATGGGTTGTTTAGTAAGCACGAAGCACAAGAACCTGTCTTGACTTGACAGAGCGTCTACAATCAGGCATCGTCGATCCTCATGTTGTCCAGCATCCTTTTTGGAGAAGCGAGACCCAGGCAGATCTACGTACCACGATCCAGTACTTGACAACGCTTCCGGCAAGCGCAGCCGTATACGGAGATGTAGGAtatatacacacacacactgaCAGAGCCGAGTCATGTCACCGGTGTAGATTGTGTCATTCGTGAATAGGTAACATATTTCTTTGGCCTCGATACATTGGTGCTTCGGGATAGGAGGGCCACTGAAGCCCTTCAAATAGCACTGTGTTATAGTTACCCGGTGAGTTACTCGTGATGCCGATCATCTATCAAGAACCATCACGGTCGTACTACTAAATAATTCGACCGCTTGTGTGACTAGTAGGTACCTCAGTAGACTCTACTACTTAGTAGAGTACTACTATGTATGTACGCTACATATATGCCAGAACCACTTCTGAGTGGTCAGTACTGTACAACCAATCCATCTGCCTGTAATCCAGATAGATTGCAGACAGCATCGCTACGCCAATACCAGTATGGCTCATTGGCTACGGTGGCATATAGAGTATACGCTATAGTACCCTAAGGTTAGCGTACCCCTCGGGGCCTAGTGACTATCGGGGGACTGCTGATCACGTATCTCAGATTAGAGCACAGCTGCACGCTGATGGATGACTGACTAGGTTTACAGCCCACATGAATGATGAATTTCGCAGAAtccttttcgttttctcgTTCGACACGCTCTGGGCAGTCTGAAGCTTCATGACTGAAGCAAATCAGCCCATCATCAGCCAATGTATGCAGCGCAGCAGCGGCTTTTAGTGGAGCCTGCGTTGTcccatgtactgtactgtatcCTGTACCTGATCTGTATGACTCAGTCATAATgtttgtttatttttttttagaatATGTCGTTTTCATCCGGGTCACGCACTGATCCCACCTCCTGAAAGAGATTCATTCCTTTCTTCGAACAACGGTCATGGGTTCCCTGACGCGATTGTCAATTGTAATCCGTCGCCGGTAGAGGCCATTCGCTGGCTTAGTCAAGCTTTTCGACCGATCGGGACCCTCCCACGCGCTGTGCAGCTCACCGGTGGATCAGCAGagtcatcttctccgcctttttcttgggcCCCAAAAAATTTACTGAGATACACCGATAAATAGAGGGTGGGCCCTCTTttacctctctctccctctgtGCTGGACGACGGAGTCTTCTTTCTGGAAGGTGCACCCAGTGTTGTCTGCTTGTGAGCGATTCCGTCGACGCATCTCGACATCCCTTCGTTCTTCCAAAGGCTTCAAGCGGGATCCTCCTACCAGCGTTGGAACAATTCGTTCTTGGTTCGAGAAGCTACATCACAGTGCATCCCGCCATCGAAGCCCAACGTACCTCGTGTTCCTCGTCATTTCCCCCGCCCAGCCTGACCGTGCTCGTGCCACATTCATTCAGCATCATGTGTTCTTCCCATTCGGAACGGCCTGGTTCAGATCGCAATGGGGACCAGTTCCCACTCGCATCCCCCAATGTCGATTCTGCTGATGAGGATTCGACCGGCTTCGCCCTCCACGAAGCCCTGGACGACTCTCCAGAAGCCGCGACCGCCATTCTTCCCCGCGATCTGCAGCAGAAGACGGCGACGTACGACTATGCCTATGAGAAGTCTTTGAGTCACGCCGAGGCCAAGTTGTTTTACCAGCACCATCAAATGACCGCCAAGGGAGATTCCCCCGCCAGTCCCATCTTCATGGGACGCTCGCCAGTCGAATCGGCCGAGGCCAAATTGACGACAGGATTAGGCACAAGCCCCTTGCAGCAAAGTCAAGTGGCATCCTCAGCAGGCTATGAATCAGACTGGCATCTGGGACCGGCCATGCAGCATGATCAAGCCAACGGGTTGCCGCTGCAGATGCAGAACAGCCATCTGACCGCAGAGCTGTCCGCACGTAATCATGCCATGCCCATAGGCGGCACCCACCCATCTCCCTACGCCTCGCATCCGACCGCGACCTCTACCGCGGAAGGCATCCACGGACTGGGCCTGGGGATGGGGATGTCGCAAACGGCCGCGGGGTTTGCCCCGGGGGGTGACGCAGTCACGTCGGAGTTGAATGCGATTTATCGTAAGATCAAAGATCTTCTCGAGCGACGGTCCAAGTACATGGCACTGTCACTGCAGAGACCCGAGGACGACCCGAGGAACAAGCCTGAGTGGGAGGTTTATCCTCCACCGCCGGAACCCGCCTGGCACGAGGGCAAAGAGTATGAACCCGGTAATGCGGGTGGGCCATCTGATTTGGCAGGaggcaagaagcgcaagatgGGCGAGGATATCGGCGAAGACTTCGACATGGCCGCTCTGGAGCCCGTGCCCGGGCCATGCTCATGGACCTATCGACTCGATGGGAACAGCGTCTACCAAGTCTATGAGTCGGACGCAGCCGCAAAGGAGGAAAAGCCCGTGGTCCAGATTCCGTCTCTGCGTGATTTCTACGTCGACCTGGACGCCGTGGTCGATGTCTCCACTGACGGCCCAACCAAGAGTTTCGCCTTCAAACGCCTTTCGTATCTGGAAGGGAAGTTCCAGCTTTACGCCTTGCTGAACGAGTATCAAGAGATTGCCGACAGCAAGAAAGTCCCCCACCGAGACTTTTACAACGTGCGAAAGGTTGACACCCACGTGCATCATTCAGCGTGCATGAATCAGAAACATCTTCTCCGTTTTATCAAGAGCAAGATGCGAAAGTCACCCGATGAAGTGGTTCTGTATCGTGACGGAAAGCATTTGACTCTGCGCGAGGTCTTTGAGAGTATCAACCTGACCGCGTATGACTTGAGTATCGATACTCTGGATATGCATGTACGTTTGACACCTACCACTTCTTGACCCGGAAAACCCTCCTTCCATCCATTTCTTCTTACTGACCATCACTTGGCAGGCACATACCGACTCTTTCCACCGGTTTGACAAGTTCAACTTGAAATATAATCCTGTCGGTGAATCACGCCTGCGTGAGATCTTTTTGAAGACCGACAACTACATCAAAGGCCGCTACCTGGCGGAGATCACTAAGGAGGTGATCTCTGACTTGGAGTCCAGCAAGTATCAAATGGTCGAATGGCGAATCTCCATCTACGGCCGATCCATCGATGAGTGGGATAAGCTTGCCGCCTGGGTGGTGGATAACAAGCTATTTTCTCCCAATGTTCGCTGGCTGATCCAGGTCCCTCGCCTGTACGACGTGTACAAATCCAGCGGCATGATGGAGAACTTTGAGCAAGTTATTACCAACGTTTTCCAACCCTTGTTTGAGGTGACCAGGGATCCCTCGAGTCACCCCAAACTGCACATTTTCTTGCAGCGAGTGGTCGGATTTGATAGCGTCGACGACGAGAGCAAGCCTGAGCGTCGGTTCTATCGCAAGTACCCAATCCCCCGCGACTGGAACACCAAACAGAATCCTCCCTACAGCTACTGGATCTACTTCATGTTTGCCAACATGGCCTCTCTCAACACATGGCGACAACGGCGAGGATTCAACACATTTGTGCTTCGACCGCATTGTGGTGAGGCCGGGGATCCGGATCATCTGGCGGTGGGGTTCCTCGGCTGCCACAGCATCAGTCACGGTATCTTACTGCGCAAGGTACCTCTTCTCCAGTACCTTTACTATCTGGATCAGATCGGCATCGCTATGTCGCCCCTCAGCAACAACGCGCTTTTCTTGACCTACGATAAGAATCCCTGTGCCAGTTTCTTTAAACGCGGCCTCAATGTTTCCTTGTCCACAGATGATCCATTGCAATTCGCATTCACTAAGGAACCCTTGATCGAGGAGTATTCTGTCGCTGCTCAGATCTACAAATTTAGCGCAGTCGATATGTGTGAGCTTGCTAAGCACTCCGTCGATCAAAGTGGATTCGAGCTCTCTCTCAAGAAGAGATGGTTGGGCTCAAAGTGTGGTCTTCGTGGCGTGGCTGGCAACAACATGGCCAAGAGCAATGTCCCCGATATTCGGGAGGCTTTCCGCCAGGAGACTCTCCAGGCAGAATTGTCCTTGTAAGTTTACCTCCCGGTTCGAATTGGGCACTCatttccccttctcctctctttccttcgGATCTTGGACGAAGACATGAAAAATTGAGTCCTGGTACTGACGCCCCGGTGGCAGGATCGAGCGGTACTCGAACGGCCCGGCGCCTGAGGATCAGCATGCCTTGGCCCCTGGTTTCCTTCATACTGCCAATCAGGCGGCGATCAAGACCAGCTATTCGCCTTCATCCAAGAACCTCAGCAAGGCCTGAGGCTCAATGTCCTCGTACAAAGCAAAGACCAAGGATCTTTCTCGTCTTCATTTGCATCCAGAAGCTCATAGCGACTATGATCATACCGCCTTTGGGGGCGCTTTTTCCAGCCTCATAATTATTCGCAGCGAGACAAGGCTTAGCCTTGGTTTATTGAGCTGATTATAACCATTTTGAACCCATTGAATACTACCATTTCATACCGACACGTCCATGATAACAAGCTTCCTGGACCTCTCGCAGAATGAGGTGGAATGATTGATGGAACCAGGAGCACGGTCTAGGGCCGAGCAgcttggagggggaaaacacCGGACTGGTTTAAACAACTCTTACCcgcccccccctctcaaGTATAACTATCCAGCCCGCTTATTTTATTATACTAGCCTTGAAATTCTCAAGGCATTTGCGAAAATATCTCTCCTAAGTTCATTCGGGGCACCCTAGGAGCTTCCAGAGTCAATGAGTCAATACTGCTAGTCCCAGAATATCTTCCATTCTTTCCTGCAGTTGGGAAAGGGAGATTGCAGACCCGATATGTTTGAACACGTCTTTGACGTAACTTGTCGGGTGTTCGTAAATGCTTTCTCTTGACGTGATAGAGCTCGAACAGATTTGGGCCCAAACCTGCCCGGCCAGAATACTGAGCTTCACGGCACACGGCATTCCCCTCCAAAATCAGGATATTGGTAGAGCTACAATGAAAATCATCTACTACCAGAAcgaaaaaagaggaaaaattGTCGCCAAGGTGCGAGAAGCAAGCAAAATGTCAGATGAGTATTATACCAAAGCGAGGGACTGTAAACCAGATTTCCCACCAGTAAGAATGAGTATGCACATTTGCACCACACCTACGAGTGCGTGAGCAATGGTAGACTGTGCTGGTGTGGAAATCGTAGCAACGGCAAGGAGTCCAAATGGAGAGatgacaaaaagaaaaatcgtTAAGTGTGCGCACTTTACGTATTTGCacttgctcttcctcgagcAAAGCTAGCTATACTCTTCAGTTCCACGAAATGAAGCCGAGCCATTCAAATGGCCCAACTTCCTCTTCGTTCTCGAACTCCCCAGGCTTCGAAGTCTGTTTCATCTTCGGCCATGCTTGGCTGTTGGCGAGCCCACTCGTGAATATATAAACGAAGAGCTTTCCACCGCACACAAGCGACGTTCGCATTTTGACCCTCTTCTGGTGCCATAACATATCCCCGAGCATCGGTGGAGATATCATCCCGTCGGAGCTCTTCGACCGAAATTCCCGATATCTTGCTCAGTTCATGATCGTAATACCGAGCAACACAGGGGTAGCCCAAGGAGAGGTAGTTGTAGATTTGTGTAACAAAGCTATCGTTGAACTCGGCCtctgtcttcttcctcgacagAGCGGGCCTCGAACCTTTGTGGCTCCGGCTGATCTGCTCTCGCGACTCGGGTTGGGGCTCCGGTGGAGTTGCGGGCATGAAGTTGAATTCCTCGCACTGAAGCATGGGAGTGGTGATCCCCGGCATGACGTGGGGTTCGTGCGTATGACCTTCCTCCTTGTGACAGGTGCCCATCCACAGACCGGTGCCACGCCCATTTTCACGTTGAGGTCCTGCACACCACAAACCACCACAGCCGTTACAGGGACCCTTTTGTCCCTGAGCAACACTCTCTGGGGATGGATCTTCGCTCAAGGTGCCCTCGGGTGACTCGCTCTGCGGCAGCACGATATCCGTGCCCAGCATCGGTGGACTTGGACCCAGTTTCTTGCTGGCCGCATGATGGCGGGTCAGAGAATAACCCTTGTTCTTTGTTGAGACCATCACCCGCAGCCGCTGCTCCGCTTCCTCCTTGTGCTGACGCATATACTCCAGCTCCCATGAGAGATCTGCTGACGACTGTCGGCGAGATTTGATATGATGTGGCTGGGGATAGATCAAATATCGATCGTCTGGCGATTCCCTGCCTTCCTCATCGATAGCAAAATGGTCCACCGGTTGGTAGTCCTGCTCGTTGGGGAAGGCAGCAAGAGCCTGCTCCTTCAGCTCTTCCTGGGCTTCTCGCGCCGCGAGTGACAAGAGATACCCCGAAAACTCGCCCGCATGGGGAttttttctcgtcttctCCCTCGGTTGAGATATAGCGGGATCCGATGACGTGTCGGTGGGTGACGCGGAAGGAGACGGGGTCTGAGGAGAGGAGTCGGATGTATCACTGCCACTGGATGGGATCGACGGGAGATCGGGAATCCTAAACGAATGCCGTCGGGTCTCTTGCCGGCGGAGGAGATTTGCATATGAGAATCGAGACTCCTGGAGATCAAGCGAAGCGCTTCGTTGCGGGGTCAGACGAGCAACATGGCTCGTCGACTTCGAGGGAGGCTCGTCCCAAGACTCGGGCGGAAAGAGAGTGACATGTTCTCGTTTCTCAGGActtgttctttctcccttgacCGACCGGTAATCACTTTCAAGAAGCTCCGGCTTGAATCGTCTCGGTTTGCTGGAGCCGGGTGGCTGATGGCTGGTTGTTGTGGTTTCAACAGGCTGTGGCAGGAACTTCCGGATAGGCTTGTCCGATCTCTGGCATTGCGGGTGCCTGAGGTAGTGTTCTCTTTCCTAGAGTCCTTCCTGTCTGCGATGGCCGCTGGTCATCTTGTTTCACAGGCTTCGCTGCAACTTTCCGCGAGGTAGTCTCGACGGGTTGTGCCAGGAATCGTCGAGGCCGCGATCGAGAAAGGTCCGCCACCTGGACCGGCGTCTCTTGTTTCTGCTCTGGATCTGCCTCCGCCGAAACTGAGGGTTGGTCATGGTGTGACTCGGCCGCGACACTGGGCTTCTCGGCTGGTTGGTGGGTCGCCGGCGGCTGAGGGCCCATTTTCAACAACCACTGTATGTATTGCGCGCCACTCGCAGCATGCTCTTTAGGAACAGGATGAACCGGTCATCTGTCAGATCGTGCTCGAAAAGAGGGGAAGGGGTAAGAGTGGTATCACAATCCTGAAAGAATACAACACCTGTGACACTGGGCAGGTGTGGAGAGAGGGTAGAGAGTGGGGGAGAGGAGCTAATGAACGTCGATGTCAGGCGGACACCGGGAAAGGAGGCGGTCGAGAGAGGCGGTTAGCTTGCGCTGAGCTGTTGTctgtcctcgtcctcctaCACGAATGGCAAAGAGCAACTTCCAACAACGGCGACGATCAGTGGGTAAGATATGCGGGCGCAAAGAAAGACTCGCCACCTGTCAGGACCAACTCCTTAAGCACACGGCTTCGGTTGAATTCACCCCCCGCCATCGCCTGTTCCATGTGGTAGAAGAAGCAActcaaagaaaagagacagTCTGCTGTGGTGCGACCTAGACCAGGGCTTTTCAAAAGCCACAAAGAGCCACAATCAGCTAGTCGGTGAGTGAACCTTGTGAAGCCGTCGGGGAACCAGGAAGGAGTGGATATAGGTGGAGCTGGAacaagagggagaaaatATGGGTCCCACATGCAAATATCCTACCTAAAAATACCTATTATAATCCAACCTAGCTAGGCCTggcaattactcgcgagctaaggactcgcgagttcgagccagaagtgcgagccggttcgcgagtcgagtctaAAAAGCTGGCCCGCCTCGAATCAGTACAATGCCTAATCTAACCCATCGTCACAGTCTCTAATCAATGggtatcagtggcctacgtAAGCATACTGCGACCCACCACACCTATCGCGCGAATTCACGTCTCGTGCGCGGATTTCTCAAAAACATCATTTTCTGACTTGTATGCCCCCCTACACCCCAACCACCACGCCAAACCCTATCAAACCTAGTGATAATCATATAGTGCAGGCTGTTGAAGCCTATAATCAGGCCGAAAAGTCAAATTTCGCGAAGATCGCCCGCGAATATAGGGTGAACGCTAGTACCCTCCGATCTAGGATCAAGCGCGGCAGCAGGCTAATATTAGCGCGTTTACTAGTAGAGCCTACTAGATCCTAAGATTTAGTCTTTGAAATtagaccctatagacttagactcACTGCCTAGCTAATATGTTCTCTATCCTACGATATAGACCCCCTAATAACTACTAAATCTTGCTATTTAGCTACCTAAAGAAGAAATATCTATACTAATaactagaccttgcaattactcgcggcgagccggctttttggactcgactcgcgagccggctcgtacttctggctcgaactcgcgagccggaagactcgcgagccagaaagactggctcgaactcgcgagtcttcccgctcgtacggtattgtaaaatcgagccggtaatttattattatatatagcgagccagaaaaactcgcggttcgattggctcgattactagtgtattaccgtcgtacggcgcgcgagccggactttctgactcgaactcgcgagccgaagactcgcgagtcctcggctcgcgagtaattgcaaggcctactAATAACCTATTAACGATCCGttgttacgcggtgcc
This genomic interval carries:
- a CDS encoding AMP deaminase; the encoded protein is MCSSHSERPGSDRNGDQFPLASPNVDSADEDSTGFALHEALDDSPEAATAILPRDLQQKTATYDYAYEKSLSHAEAKLFYQHHQMTAKGDSPASPIFMGRSPVESAEAKLTTGLGTSPLQQSQVASSAGYESDWHLGPAMQHDQANGLPLQMQNSHLTAELSARNHAMPIGGTHPSPYASHPTATSTAEGIHGLGLGMGMSQTAAGFAPGGDAVTSELNAIYRKIKDLLERRSKYMALSLQRPEDDPRNKPEWEVYPPPPEPAWHEGKEYEPGNAGGPSDLAGGKKRKMGEDIGEDFDMAALEPVPGPCSWTYRLDGNSVYQVYESDAAAKEEKPVVQIPSLRDFYVDLDAVVDVSTDGPTKSFAFKRLSYLEGKFQLYALLNEYQEIADSKKVPHRDFYNVRKVDTHVHHSACMNQKHLLRFIKSKMRKSPDEVVLYRDGKHLTLREVFESINLTAYDLSIDTLDMHAHTDSFHRFDKFNLKYNPVGESRLREIFLKTDNYIKGRYLAEITKEVISDLESSKYQMVEWRISIYGRSIDEWDKLAAWVVDNKLFSPNVRWLIQVPRLYDVYKSSGMMENFEQVITNVFQPLFEVTRDPSSHPKLHIFLQRVVGFDSVDDESKPERRFYRKYPIPRDWNTKQNPPYSYWIYFMFANMASLNTWRQRRGFNTFVLRPHCGEAGDPDHLAVGFLGCHSISHGILLRKVPLLQYLYYLDQIGIAMSPLSNNALFLTYDKNPCASFFKRGLNVSLSTDDPLQFAFTKEPLIEEYSVAAQIYKFSAVDMCELAKHSVDQSGFELSLKKRWLGSKCGLRGVAGNNMAKSNVPDIREAFRQETLQAELSLIERYSNGPAPEDQHALAPGFLHTANQAAIKTSYSPSSKNLSKA